The following is a genomic window from Mycoplasma bradburyae.
TATTTTGATTAAAAATCTGACGATTTATATTATTAGCCGGTACATTAACTTGGTTTGGTATTAATTTGATATTAGGTTGATAATTGATTTTTGGCGGAATAATTTCTTCTTTAACTTGTGGCTGAGTTTCATTTATTTCAGAATCAACTTCTTTTTTCTTAATTTCTTCTTGTTTTAATTCATTATGTTCATCACTTTCAGACGAAGTAAGTAATTTTTGTTCTTCGACTTTCTTTGTTTCTCTTATGATTTCTAACTGTAACTCTTTAAGTAAATTAACTTTTACTAAATAGTTCATTATACACATACAGATTCCACTTATTAAGAAAACTAAACCAAAGATTACACCAATTATTCCCATTGCTAGTAACCCAACACCAGTTGATGTTAGTTCTATTTCGTTGTTATTAGAAACCTGTCTTAATGATCTACCAACAATACTAAATCCTAAAGCCCCTAAAAAAATAAAAACAGCAGCTAAAACAAAAAAGATAACAATAATATTAATATTTGTTTTCTTATTCAATAAAGATTGTTTATTATTTGTTTTTTCTTTTTTATTTGTATCTGACATAAGATTTTATTTAATGGCGCTAATGATTTAATCAATTTAGTGATAATCGAAAGCTTGAATTATTGTATTTATATAAATTTCTATTTATTTTGAATGTTATTTTAATACAAAGAATAACTGAGATGTTAAACAAAATTATTGCAATTTTTGTTTCATATTAAATAGCATTATACCTGTAGCCACAGACACATTCAAGGATTGAATCTTGTCTGTATACATTGGAATCTTAATTTGGTAATCCGAATTCTTAATTAGTTGGTTAGACACACCTTTTTGTTCATTACCTACAATTAATATAGATTTTTTAGCATATTCTTGGTTATAGTCAGCAGCCTCACTGCTTAAATTCGAAACATAAGATCAATATCCATATTTTTCTTGAAGGTCTTTTATGGCATATGAAAGGTTTGCAACTTCAATTAAATTAAGATAAAAACAAGCACCAAGCGATGTTTTTATTACAGTGTTATTAATTCTGGCTTGATTATCTTTTTTAAAAATCACGCCAGATACATTAGCTGCTAAACATGTTCGCAATATTCCACCAAAGTTACCTGGGTCTTGTATTTGATCTAAAACAACAATAATTCCTTCTTGTTGTTCTTTAATGCGTTCGCAAAATTCATTAAATGATATCGTTAAAGAATTAGCATCAATTTCAGCAACAAAACCCTGATGATTTAATGAATCTCTATATTGATTATCAAATCATTTTAAAGAATGCAACTCGTATTCAATATTCCTTTGTTTCAATAACTTGATAATTTCGTTTTCTTGTTTGTGTAAAAATACTTTTTTGATTTTTAAGTTGTTAATTAAACCTTCATAAACGGCATTGAAACCGAATAAGCATAATCTTTCTTTTTTGGAATTATTTTTATTTTGGGGCTTAAATTGATCTTTCATTTTATAAAACTTTTTTATTCATCAATTTGTTTCTTATGATGTCAGCATTTTCATAATCCTTATTAGCTAACAATTCAGCTCAGTTACGAATTTGTTCATTAATATGATCATTATGAAGCATTTCTGGAACTATTCCGTAGATTTCTAAACATCACATTAATTTTTGATAAGCTCAGATATTTTCTTCAATCTTTTTGTGAGCTATAGCTTCATTTATCGTCTTAACATGCTCTCAAATAGTTTTTGTCGCGTTAGCAAAATTAAGGTTATCTAATAGCGATTCTTTAAAACTATCACAAGTTAATGAAGTACTTGGAATGTTTTGGTTATTAGCAATTAAATATGTTCTGAAACGATTAATACAATTAACTATTTTCTCAATGTCTTTTTGAGCAGATTTAATTACATTGCCATCAAAATTAAGCGGAAGAGTGTATGATGAATTATAAAAAACTCATCGTATTGCACGATAATTAAACGATTCAATTAAATGCTTAACATAGATAAAGTTATTAAGTGATTTAGACATCTTTTCATTTTCAATTAAAAGGTGTCCTACATGCACTCAACAATTAGCTAAATTACGATTATATAACGCAATGTTTTGCGCGTTTTCATTTTCGTGGTGAGGAAATAACAAATCAATACCACCACCATGAATAATAAATCCTTTTTGTTGGAATTCTTTATCAATTATGTAAGAACATTCAGTGTGTCAACCAGGGCGACCATCGCCAAATTCTGATTTTCATACAATACCTGTAGTTGTTTTCTTTCACAACACAAAGTCATTAGGACTTAATTTATTTTCATCACTTTTAATTCTGTGACCAGCAATCTGTTCATCTAATTTACGTTTAGATAAAATTCCGTAATTATTAATCTTAGATGTATTTAGATATACAT
Proteins encoded in this region:
- the cysS gene encoding cysteine--tRNA ligase encodes the protein MKLYDTLTRTNINIEDEEINIYVCGPTVYDHIHMGNLRPIVTFDVLRRLLEHSNKKVNFVHNITDIDDKIVAQATKLCLAENDVAKQYTIAYLDILNELDIKMPKIVKVTEQMDGIIDYVKRIYETGYAYKIENDVYLNTSKINNYGILSKRKLDEQIAGHRIKSDENKLSPNDFVLWKKTTTGIVWKSEFGDGRPGWHTECSYIIDKEFQQKGFIIHGGGIDLLFPHHENENAQNIALYNRNLANCWVHVGHLLIENEKMSKSLNNFIYVKHLIESFNYRAIRWVFYNSSYTLPLNFDGNVIKSAQKDIEKIVNCINRFRTYLIANNQNIPSTSLTCDSFKESLLDNLNFANATKTIWEHVKTINEAIAHKKIEENIWAYQKLMWCLEIYGIVPEMLHNDHINEQIRNWAELLANKDYENADIIRNKLMNKKVL
- a CDS encoding DUF308 domain-containing protein — encoded protein: MSDTNKKEKTNNKQSLLNKKTNINIIVIFFVLAAVFIFLGALGFSIVGRSLRQVSNNNEIELTSTGVGLLAMGIIGVIFGLVFLISGICMCIMNYLVKVNLLKELQLEIIRETKKVEEQKLLTSSESDEHNELKQEEIKKKEVDSEINETQPQVKEEIIPPKINYQPNIKLIPNQVNVPANNINRQIFNQNIVANNNLVVNSNFNPQLNINNNQQLRLPNRFQQKPVHGFVNNQQNLMVRNQNPLMNINPMNQPNMSLNNKSKFPVQINSNQVNLRSPQVQNAQNNFQNKNRNIQTLYKN
- the rlmB gene encoding 23S rRNA (guanosine(2251)-2'-O)-methyltransferase RlmB; translation: MKDQFKPQNKNNSKKERLCLFGFNAVYEGLINNLKIKKVFLHKQENEIIKLLKQRNIEYELHSLKWFDNQYRDSLNHQGFVAEIDANSLTISFNEFCERIKEQQEGIIVVLDQIQDPGNFGGILRTCLAANVSGVIFKKDNQARINNTVIKTSLGACFYLNLIEVANLSYAIKDLQEKYGYWSYVSNLSSEAADYNQEYAKKSILIVGNEQKGVSNQLIKNSDYQIKIPMYTDKIQSLNVSVATGIMLFNMKQKLQ